From one Macrobrachium nipponense isolate FS-2020 chromosome 37, ASM1510439v2, whole genome shotgun sequence genomic stretch:
- the LOC135209176 gene encoding LOW QUALITY PROTEIN: uncharacterized protein LOC135209176 (The sequence of the model RefSeq protein was modified relative to this genomic sequence to represent the inferred CDS: deleted 1 base in 1 codon) → MATTDHGELLTKFEEIFGSVVEHEVIKMVLQNCDWNSSSANDMILSMIDPDTLPPHIKCAVTADAVIRGGNSLLPDSPTPGGHERFRSRSPPPPDEDLRHRDNDGSHSAGEEEEEEEDTLVASQSTVESPTGSEGLPSDSCSGRASRVSCPSQRASFSRNSALTPFAMAQGSYVSSDTRWIPGPLTTQESIHGSRDDEAEVAKLLGFSGSESLSDRESDFSLPNSPFKPSAPQPDSANSVPPETASWVLAPEFVPNVLHPNSSNLPLSTSCSQPFVGSLVHRINAKRSKKDEIVGKIQEGVKIVVLMRGLPGSGKSSLAREIKGCSGVVLSTDDYFIDKKGRYVYEPSKISEAHSWNKNRARKMLREMKSPIVIDNTNLQGWEMKPYVQLALQHGYEIDILEPDTPWKFVVKELARKNNHGVPKEKIREMLERYEKNVEIEDIIASLNGTTVNNDLRDDNSHRIKEMSPQKKTDWPKTLPDNVNLDIELQRSGSQRITFKNKGGDNSQHSDQLGVENIRRDGTAHNGISEHALSELQKYGNGESDVDDADVVIESCEGMDSSFGEMANKISKICDETLVVSEKETSSDHRARECQHKMVRNNSGDICKMFGDLPIEGQSDVDNPVLNAATENMTDTHVNGDQQDEEKIRLLIEEANMDTEECTEDWDDLVKNVNDEEINDERFNELVLDLGTSVRTELDKKSMGLCASDAAAGRVSDKGEFDDDTAMYELCSNMEDRLGRPLSSVIARPKGSDEPSSLFSIINVDNSPLDVDNDKRNSIDEISVVSESLTTGSFEVLSDNNDNVISKCGDKSFIQSVMSENFDSCNSQVTQEGDSSKINTSGMAEEEFDVSSLLEGTENLCPVTANAKFIPEDPKKLLTLGSSNLISKDGSADQCSSSLALTSWDCVDLIEGETVTSWEQKKENGCEGDLTLPKPTRDCKRPSGDPQKWMGADQEDSSAEDQDSCSWEPIPDGAVASWEDASTVNGASVVRKLQSHTGAVPKVRKQELKQISSVTSSRSSNSPSPKLGESHKYVSPVVSKLSYTNITSDKNVIPVKQTEENETQTLSIDFQALEMDNNLYELKILYGQPDYIPVDVTETMPLDNGPLTRGKLSLDKGTMTESSNDVTVAKPLRNLIAFFPKIPEPELRDVLEKCNFDLDWAMNVLLDGGYEMADSIDVCSQESSEEFDDVEIAVDTVNASSNVSEILMDVDTQEEPVDLPSSEEKNRRLRQSQTTESLASKKEIENSFMFPESVDDRVTRLTGKDFEKLNVHKVKQKKSKKKHSKKKSTEANRESINWEEGEGAQFVTLVMDPLFASQLMSMFGPIGSCGMSGDMAPEDRSVILPLEFCRQIHKYWTKTLDGKFKHEGEVLDSLIREDENYARRLQEEENRASENSRYNENSTSMDNSDKVFLLDPPKNLQEIMDLEQALWESQNDKNNGNGSSLSSQLSLQRLQADYPHVDPEAVKQEFTESGCNYQESVKRISSRYGTEPGVPKTVVSPEYVVQYEQQILRAKELSASQQEPEEEEEEEGEYLHDEEIQPDDPQMYRDEAQLHYSQRQEFYRKAQEAYQKGMKNVAAYYAALGKLHAEKLNEANKRASYKILEAVNSKNKKDANVLDLHLLHVPEALNATKAFLLEREQLLMARNINQLQVSLITGRGAHSVGGQAKLKPAIRDYLQQKGYTFHEGNSGMFVVTIQR, encoded by the exons ATGGCAACGACAGACCACGGCGAACTTCTGACGAAGTTCGAGGAAATCTTCGGGAGTGTGGTCGAGCACGAAGTGATCAAAATGGTACTCCAGAACTGCGACTGGAACTCGAGCAGTGCGAACGATATGATATTGAGCATGATCGACCCGGACACGCTACCGCCCCATATCAAATGTGCCGTGACAGCTGATGCCGTCATCCGTGGCGGGAACTCGTTGTTGCCTGATTCACCAACTCCTGGTGGACATGAAAGGTTTCGGTCGAGGAGTCCTCCTCCTCCCGATGAGGACCTCCGTCACAGGGACAACGACGGTTCTCATTCcgcaggggaggaggaggaggaggaggaggatactcTGGTGGCTTCTCAGTCGACGGTGGAGTCTCCCACTGGGTCCGAAGGGCTGCCGTCTGACTCGTGTTCAGGTAGGGCCAGCCGTGTCAGTTGTCCATCTCAGAGGGCGAGTTTTAGTCGAAACAGCGCATTAACACCATTCGCCATGGCGCAAGGTTCCTATGTATCGAGTGATACTCGTTGGATACCCGGGCCACTTACTACACAAGAGTCCATACATGGCAGCAGAGATGATGAGGCCGAGGTTGCCAAACTGTTGGGTTTTTCAGGGTCGGAGAGTCTGTCAGATAGGGAGAGTGACTTCTCCTTGCCCAATTCGCCGTTTAAACCGTCAGCTCCTCAGCCTGACAGTGCTAACAGTGTGCCCCCTGAGACTGCCAGTTGGGTGTTAGCACCCGAGTTTGTACCTAATGTCCTACATCCAAACAGTAGCAACTTGCCGTTGTCGACAAGCTGCTCGCAGCCTTTTGTTGGGTCGCTTGTGCACAGAATCAACgccaaaagaagtaaaaaggatGAAATCGTTGGCAAAATACAGGAAGGTGTGAAAATTGTAGTGTTAATGAGAGGTCTTCCTGGGAGTGGTAAGTCATCTTTGGCCAGAGAAATTAAAGGCTGTTCAGGCGTAGTTCTTTCAACAGATGACTATTTTATTGATAAAAAgggaagatatgtatatgaaccCAGCAAGATATCTGAAGCACACAGTTGGAATAAAAATCGGGCTCGAAAGATGCTGAGGGAAATGAAGTCGCCTATTGTAATTGACAATACCAATTTACAAGGTTGGGAAATGAAACCTTATGTACAATTAGCATTGCAACATGGATATGAAATTGACATCCTTGAACCAGACACCCCATGGAAGTTTGTTGTGAAAGAACTTGCCCGAAAAAATAACCATGGTGTtccaaaagagaaaataagagaaatgctggaaagatatgaaaaaaatgtagaaatagaGGATATAATTGCATCTCTAAATGGAACCACTGTGAATAATGATCTGCGGGATGATAATTCACACAGGATAAAGGAAATGAGTCCTCAGAAAAAGACTGATTGGCCTAAAACCTTGCCTGATAATGTTAACTTAGACATTGAACTACAGAGAAGCGGCAGCCAAAGAATCACCTTTAAAAATAAAGGTGGTGATAATAGTCAACATTCTGATCAGTTGGGAGTAGAAAATATAAGAAGAGATGGAACAGCGCACAATGGAATTTCTGAGCATGCTCTCTCTGAGTTGCAAAAGTATGGAAATGGTGAGTCAGATGTGGATGATGCAGATGTGGTAATTGAAAGTTGTGAAGGTATGGATAGCAGTTTTGGTGAAATGgccaataaaatttcaaaaatatgcGATGAAACACTGGTTGTTTCTGAGAAAGAAACTAGTTCGGATCACAGAGCGAGAGAGTGCCAGCATAAAATGGTTAGGAATAATAGTGGTGACATTTGTAAGATGTTTGGTGATTTACCCATTGAGGGACAAAGTGATGTAGATAACCCAGTTCTTAATGCAGCAACAGAAAATATGACAGATACTCATGTGAATGGTGACCAACAGGATGAAGAGAAAATAAGATTGTTAATAGAAGAAGCAAATATGGATACTGAGGAATGTACCGAAGATTGGGATGATTTAGTAAAAAATGTCAATGACGAAGAAATTAATGACGAAAGATTTAATGAATTAGTTCTTGATCTGGGAACATCCGTCAGAACTGAATTAGATAAGAAATCCATGGGGCTGTGTGCCAGTGATGCTGCTGCAGGAAGGGTTTCTGACAAGGGGGAATTTGATGATGACACTGCAATGTATGAACTTTGTAGCAATATGGAGGATCGACTTGGCAGGCCATTATCATCAGTTATAGCAAGACCAAAAGGAAGTGATGAACCATCCAGTTTGTTTAGTATTATCAATGTAGATAATTCACCATTAGATGTTGATAATGATAAAAGGAATAGCATTGATGAAATATCTGTGGTGAGTGAATCACTGACCACAGGAAGTTTTGAGGTGTTAAGtgataacaatgataatgttATCAGTAAATGTGGTGATAAATCTTTTATTCAGTCAGTCATGAGTGAAAACTTTGATAGCTGTAATAGTCAAGTGACACAAGAAGGTGACagctcaaagattaatacaagtGGTATGGCAGAGGAAGAGTTTGATGTGTCAAGTCTTTTAGAAGGTACAGAAAACCTTTGTCCAGTAACTGCAAATGCAAAATTTATCCCAGAAGAT CCAAAGAAGTTATTAACCCTTGGTTCTAGTAACTTAATTAGTAAGGATGGGTCTGCAGATCAATGTTCTAGCAGCTTAGCTTTAACGTCATGGGACTGTGTGGACTTGATTGAGGGTGAAACTGTGACAAGTTGGgaacagaagaaagaaaatggatgtGAGGGTGATCTAACATTGCCCAAACCTACAAGAGATTGCAAGAGACCATCGGGTGACCCCCAGAAATGGATGGGGGCTGATCAGGAAGATAGTTCTGCTGAAGATCAAGATTCATGTTCATGGGAGCCTATTCCAGATGGTGCTGTTGCCTCCTGGGAAGATGCAAGCACTGTGAATGGTGCCAGTGTTGTAAGGAAATTGCAATCACATACAGGAGCAGTACCAAAAGTTAGGAAGCAGGAATTGAAGCAGATTTCTTCAGTTACAAGTTCGAGATCAAGCAACAGCCCTAGTCCTAAGCTTGGCGAAAGTCATAAGTATGTGTCTCCTGTTGTGTCCAAATtgtcatatacaaatataacTAGTGATAAGAATGTGATTCCTGTCAAGcaaacggaggaaaatgaaacgcAGACTCTCTCAATTGATTTTCAAGCTTTGGAAATGGATAATAATCTGTATGAACTTAAGATTCTTTATGGGCAACCGGATTACATTCCTGTGGATGTCACTGAAACAATGCCTCTTGATAATGGGCCCCTGACTCGAGGAAAATTGTCTTTAGATAAAGGCACCATGACGGAAAGTTCAAACGATGTTACAGTAGCAAAACCTTTGAGAAATCTAATTGCTTTTTTCCCAAAGATCCCAGAACCAGAATTAAGAGATGTATTAGAGAAGTGTAACTTTGACTTGGATTGGGCAATGAACGTTCTCCTTGACGGTGGATATGAAATGGCAGATTCCATAGATGTCTGTAGTCAGGAAAGCTCAGAAGAATTCGATGATGTAGAAATTGCAGTAGACACTGTTAATGCTAGTAGTAATGTCAGCGAAATATTAATGGATGTGGACACCCAAGAAGAACCTGTGGATTTGCCATCATCAGAGGAGAAGAACAGGAGATTGAGGCAGAGCCAGACTACAGAAAGTCTTGCATCTAAAAAGGAAATAGAGAATTCCTTCATGTTTCCAGAATCTGTAGATGACAGAGTGACAAGATTAACAGgaaaagactttgaaaaactAAATGTACACAAAGTAAAACAGAAGAAATCCAAAAAGAAACACAGCAAGAAGAAAAGCACAGAAGCAAATAGAGAGAGCATCAACTGGGAGGAAGGTGAAGGAGCTCAGTTTGTAACATTGGTGATGGATCCTTTATTTGCTTCTCAGTTGATGAGCATGTTTGGACCCATTGGGTCATGTGGGATGAGTGGAGATATGGCACCAGAAGATAGAAGTGTTATTTTACCTTTGGAGTTTTGCCGTCAGATACATAAATACTGGACTAAAACATTGGATGGTAAGTTCAAACATGAAGGTGAAGTCTTGGACAGCCTAATCAGGGAGGACGAGAACTACGCCCGGCGCCTACAAGAAGAGGAGAATCGGGCAAGTGAGAATAGCAGGTATAATGAAAATTCAACTTCTATGGATAATTCAGATAAGGTTTTCCTGTTAGATCCCCCTAAAAatttacaagaaataatggaCCTTGAGCAAGCTCTGTGGGAGAGCCAGAATGATAAAAACAATGGCAATGGCTCTTCCCTTTCATCCCAACTCAGCCTACAGCGACTGCAAGCAGATTATCCTCATGTGGACCCAGAAGCTGTGAAGCAAGAGTTTACTGAAAGTGGCTGCAATTACCAGGAATCTGTGAAAAGAATTTCCAGTCGTTATGGCACCGAACCAGGAGTTCCCAAAACTGTTGTGTCGCCTGAATATGTTGTTCAGTATGAACAGCAGATTCTTCGAGCAAAGGAACTGAGTGCATCCCAGCAAgagcctgaagaagaagaagaagaagaaggagagtatCTGCACGATGAGGAAATCCAACCTGATGATCCACAG